The region AACAACAGAGAAGTTTGTATTCGGTTAGATAACGATATACCTGATCATAAACAATTCGCTCGAAAACTTTAGCCACCACAGGAATGATCGAGATCGGCCGGTAATTTGAGGGATCGCTTCTATTGCCACATTTCTTGTAGAGAGGAGTGATCCTAGCGCTCTTCCATTCATCGGGAAAAATACTTGTTTCAATCGATCGATTGAAAATGAGTGCTAGAGAGTCGGAAACCAGATCGAAGCATTCTCTCAGAAGTCTGGCGGAAACTGTATCAAGTCCAGTGGCTTTCCTTATGCATAATTTACGTAAGTGAGACGAAACCAGAGATGgacttatttgttgaaaactaAAGTTGCCCGAGATGgattgatttacaaattcatcgAAACAAATATCAATGTCTTCAATATTCTCGGACAGCTTGGGACCGATTTCGgcaaagaatttattaaaacCTTCCGCAATTTCAGTTGGATCAGTTAATTTCTTGTCCTCAAATTCGAGTTCATTTATAATCGCTTTCTCAGATTTGCGACCCGTCACCTCAGTAATGATCTCCCAGGTCTTGCGTGAGTTGCCGTCACAAGCTGTAAAAGATTTCGAATAATAAAactttttagcaattttaattGCATTGTTCACATTGTTACGTGACCTCTTAAAATTATTCCAGTCGATAGCGTCACCAGACCGTATGGCCTTTATTTTAAGTCGATCTCTTAAATGCATCATTTTCTTAAGCTCCGTAGTTATCCACGGATTTTTGAAACCACGAACGCGCTTAGATCGGAGGGGAGCATGTACATCAGACACCTCTAGGAacaaagttttccattttagcCACATTTCATTAGGGTTATGTACTCCCTTGAGATCATCCCATGGCTGGGCTAAAATGTCAGAGCGAAAAGTATTGCGATTGAAATTCTTAAATTGTCTATATGTAATAGTGCTAGTTCCCTTGATAACAGAAGGTGACGAAATCTTACGGTAGACGTAGATCAAACTGTGATCACTAATTCCAATATGAGACACTCCAGAACAAGTAGTATTGTCTGGAAGATTAGTAAAAATAACATCGATTAGGGTGCTACTCAATGGCGTAATTCTTGTTGGCTCTGTAATAAACTGTTTTAAATTATAGATATCAGTGATATTCAACAAAGCCTGAGTATAAGCGTTATAAAAAGACGCTGGAAGCATATTGCAGTTGAAATCACCCATGATGTAATATTCTTTTCCATCGGCATCAAGCTTTCCGAAAAAGTCTTCGAACGTAGAGAATAATTCAAAAGGTGAATTTGGGGGTCTATACCACGTCGCAACAATAAAGGGCTTACTTCTTGGCTTGATAATTTCAATCGAAAGATTTTCGAGTTGATCAGATACGAGACCCCACCTCCGTTTCGGCCGTTTGAAGGTCGATCACGACGAACGATATTATAGCCACTGATGCTGATCTCATTATCAGCGATGATTTCATTTAAACGTGTCTCGTTGATAGCTAACAAATCAAGgctattgttctgtaaaaGGACACGAAGTTCATCAATATGCTTCGAAAGACTAGTTATATTTAAACAAGCCATTTTGAAGCCCCGACTGTTCGGAATAAATTCATCGGTACTAGAGAGAATATTACTAGAAAAAGAAAGCTCTGGATTGGTAGAAAGTCAAGAGTTCCTTAGATGTGAAATAAGATTTTTAGCTAATAATTTAGTACCTTGTACATTCAAGTGAAGTCCACTTGCAGTAAGATGTTCGTTCTTAATGTTAGAGTGTGGAATTGTTCTCCAGGCATGCTGCTTGGCAAGTTGGTTCACGATTTTGTTCACATCTTTGATTTTGCCGTTAAGAGTTTGGTCTGATCTTGAAATTAACGATGAAATAGTAATCTTGCAGTCCGGGGAGTGATTTTGTATCTTTAATCCCAGATTGATGATACCTTCAGCAATATCTCGCGGCCCGGAGGACTTGAGGTTGTTCGTGCCAACATGAAGGATGACTTCTTCACGTTTTCTGCGAAGAGAGGGCATTATGTAGTGCTGAAACAATTGGACGGCCTGGGTTGTTggctttgtgaattttaggtttgaaataaatgcatgagGTCCTAGGAGTATTGATGATGAGattttgagcggtgacaggtagttcttgttttgttatgagttcttgaatggtgtctttgacaattttttgtttgacgGAAGTTAGGTCTTTGTtgactttggtgtaaaaagttTGGTCCGAAAGTTGGCGAATTGCTTCTTGTGGGTAGAAGTCGGTGCGCCAAACGACTTTCGCGCCGCCTTTGTCGGCTGCTTTGATGACGAGGTCATTTCGGTTTTTGAGATTAATGAGGGCAGTCCATTCTTCTTTGGAAAGGTTGGAGAGTTTGGTGGTGCAATTGGATTTTAGTTTATGAACATCATGGCggcattttttgatgaaatagtcTATTGATGCGAATTGGCCTTCTGGCGgagtccattttgattttttcgcgGTTAGTGTTTCAAAGgcatctttttctgtgttgtcagatttgtcttcttttcgACATCTTGTCTGGTAGTGAATTCGTCGCTTTTCTTGGATATGGGAACGAAGTTGAGGCCTTTGCTAAGAACAGATTTTTCAGCGTTTGAAAGTGGTAGGTTTTCTGGAATTGTGACTACGGTgtgatggttttggttttcgagAGTTGCTGTCCTGTTTTTTCGAGGATTCGTGAGGTTTTCTAATTTGTGCTTTTTGGTTTGTTCTAAATGGTGAAAGAGTTTAGAGTTGAGAAATTGGATTTTGGTGTGAATAGATCGTAATAAAACAGAAGGACATACATTTGAAAGTTGAGAGCGACATTCGATAATTTGCTTGTTGAGTTCGTTGCGTTTTGAGCACATGGCTCTGATCGTGCTTCTCATAATGTTACGTGAAAAAGTGTTTTGGGTACGCTGAATTTCATGAAGGTATTTTAGGTTGAAATTGGAAACATTGGAAAAAATGGACGCGTGAAAATTTGAACGGAAACCTTTGGGAATGACTTTGTGTTGGAGACATCGGCTGATAAAATTGATGTGACTAGAGAACCTAGTTTTCGTGAAAATGTGGATGGCTAAACGGAATGCTAAGTTGCTAGAGATGGAAGGAAGAGGATAGAGGTAACTTACAATTTCCTGGCGTAGCTCTTTGGTGAGTGTCTTGAGGTTCGGCATCGTGAGTTTGAGCGTAGCGAGGGATGAGCGAGGTCGCAGCGGTTGAGtagtaaatggatttctagtttctaaagaaactgtggtgctgcgtcggtgggggagatcaaaacaaaagtttggtcttatcaaacgagttgataaatgttgaattaccaccgtgaaagatttagaaagctgacgtttcgagcgttagcccttcgtcagagcgaataaaggaattgtgggttgttgtggtttatatgagagtgtagaagagcgttgccattggtggaaatatgtatatattaactcagtcaattcttttcatccggctctaaaatacacctgggaaatttccgaaaattcattagctttcctcgacattaaactttctatcaacgacaacggtttatccactagcgtacactacaaaccaactgattctcataactacttgctacattcgtcctctcatccacaacacgtaaaaaatgccatcccattctctcaattcctcagactgagacgcctctgcagtgacgacaccgactttaacaaatgcgaggaaatgtgccagtttttcaaaaaacgcggctaccctgactcagctgtaaccacaggcaaacaccgcgcccaagaaatcgaccgagagaccgcactacaaacttcacagaacaaagaaaccgacagaattccattcacccatacctaccatccacaaaaccttgctatcaaaaatgtcattctaaaaaacttcaaaatcctccgcaatgatcccgaaactaaacacatgttttctctaccaccactcatttcattcaaacgggacaaaaacttaggcaattttttagttaggagcgcattcaagtttaacgaccaaccaggaaccttcacatgcaaacgaacacgatgtaaaacttgtccctttctttctaacacggttaagatctcaggacccaatcgatccgttaaagtcactgaccatttcacctgcatcacaaccaatgtcatctattgcataacctgcacgctatgcaagaaaatctacataggggaaacagggaggagactggcggaccgcttccgcgaacacctacgagacgcagaacaaaacaacacagatgcgtccaaaccagtcgcgcgccattttaatcttcccaatcactcccaccacaacatgactaattacgggctatccctacaccacgggaacacagaaagccgcaaaaatctcgaacaaaaattcatttttcaactgggtacactctctccacacggaattaatgaacgcctctcattccactaatttattcacaaattcatgtaaccatatttccaccaatggcaacgctcttctacactctcatataaaccacaacaacccacaattcctttattcgctctgacgaagggctaacgctcgaaacgtcagctttccaaatctttcacggtggtaattcaacatttatcaactcgtttgataaaaccaaacttttgttcatGTCTATGTAATCTTTTTGTCACCAAGATGCTATTGTCTtgtggagaaaaacaaatcgatTTATTAATAACATTTTCTGCAGAACCAGGGTTCATTTCAATGTCACCAGACAGCACAAGCTTTATATCAGACGCAGAGTACTGTttacttttaaagtttttccaaCAATTCTTGTATGCACGTGATGACAGATCGAAAATAAGCTGTGTAAAAAGAATGCAAGTTCTTTTGTATAAAGTTAATGTACCATGACTTATAATAagtttttgaatgaaataatttagatGATGTAGGAATTGTTGTTCTAATAATccttttaaacttttgtcgaagttttctttttctcgtgaTCTGGATAACTTTTTTGACAGGAATTCTAGATGGTTCCCTGTCTCTAGAATGCAAGTGTCCATTGCTTTTtgattgtttacaaatttttctggcaGTCAGTCTGTACACTGTAATTGATCGCTCGTTTGAACTACGATCTATCATATGGCATTTacgtggaataattatttcatgagaACTTTCGTAATGATTCACCACAGCTTTCACATCGATAGTTTTTCGATCACTAAAAGATTTACGTGGAGTATTTTGACAGCTAGTTTCACGAACACTTGCTCCTTGTACTGCAGGGCGTTGGTTTACCAAAAAAGATTTGTTTATTCCGCAAAGGGACTCAATATTcgcacatgttttttttgccttcgAGCTAAAGTGCTCAATTTTCCTCCGAAGAGGTTCAATTGTCCCACAATGGGGCCAAATATTCCTCTGAATAGGCCCAATTATCTCACATTGGTGCTCAACATTCCTCCGAAGAGGCTCAATTATCCCACAATGGGGCTCAATATTCTTCCGGAGAGGCTCAATTATCCTCCCAAGAGGCTCAGTTAAGCAAGTTTTCCTCGTATGAGGTTTTTGTACTACGAAATTGCGGAGTATCTGCAAGCGCACAGGTTGTTTATGAAGGGAAAACCATACGTGTTGGTTATCACGCCTCGTGAAATTACGATggaatacaacagaaattcgACGTACATACCGACctaaaagctaaaaaatacTCACGAAACCTTTCATCTGATTGGTTAGAAGCAAAATGTGAAGGCTGTGAGAggtaaatgttgtaaaatataaGACTACCCTGACTCACCTCAAACATGTTCAATTCCAAACAGAAGCTAGCGTCTATCTGAGTAAAACCACGCCAATGTTCATTTGTCATCGTGAACCATCGGTAGGTCATTGCTGACACAAAGTGTTCAAGAAGAGACCACAAGAGCTGTATTTTCTTGTGCTGATTGGCTCCGAAGTATATTCTATTGTTACTAATTTACATTTGGAAACATTACATGATTGCAATAGTGACTACACGCAAGCGCAGTAGTCACAAAAATTGCAAGCATCATATTAATTACATCTCTCAAAAGAAAGGACGATGACAACAGGGTATCACCAAATCGTCCTAAGTGACCTATATTAGAATCTCATCATATCGCGACGACCAATCATCTTTCAAAACATCTCTGTCCAGATTAACTTGCCATTTCGGCTTAAAGTTAAACACAAGTTAATAATTTAGAACTCAACCAACAAGATCCATAAGTCTCCCAGAATATTAGAGTGATTTATCCATCCTTCCTTAGATGGGATGAGAAGGGCTTGTGAATCGCCTTTACAAGCAAGCTTAAAGAGACCTGGTGGACCAACAGTGGATCAGCGGCCACCAATATTTCCTCGGATACACATCCAAGACAAGTACCGAACATGACATCCGGAAACTCTTCAAAAAGCATAAGACCGGACCCACTAAGATTGACAGAGGAAAAACAAATGCGTTCCAAAAATGGCTCATATCGGGAAAGATCGTGAGCAAAGAGATTTACCCCTGACGACACAGGAGTCTGACAGGGCGTAAAATGTGGAAGGGATTCCCCAAATTTACCTTTCATTGCGTTTGAATCCTAGGCCATCAAATCGCAGGTGTGACCAGTAGGACCTCCAAATTGTTGCTCAACAACCTTCCATAAGGCAGGACAGAGTTTTCTATCAATGGTAGACAGGCGGCGAGAATGAGAATCCGCTGGGTTATCATTAGTGGAAATATATGACAAATGTGAGGACACATTCAGGTCCACCGTAGTAAAGAACAACCTCTTTAACGCTTTATTGAGAGGTCCACTCTTTCCACTTTGATTGTTCCAGGCCTGGACCACAGCCTGATTATCAACCAAAGCATCCAACCG is a window of Acropora palmata chromosome 4, jaAcrPala1.3, whole genome shotgun sequence DNA encoding:
- the LOC141878529 gene encoding uncharacterized protein LOC141878529 — its product is MGDFNCNMLPASFYNAYTQALLNITDIYNLKQFITEPTRITPLSSTLIDVIFTNLPDNTTCSGVSHIGISDHSLIYVYRKISSPSVIKGTSTITYRQFKNFNRNTFRSDILAQPWDDLKGVHNPNEMWLKWKTLFLEVSDVHAPLRSKRVRGFKNPWITTELKKMMHLRDRLKIKAIRSGDAIDWNNFKRSRNNVNNAIKIAKKFYYSKSFTACDGNSRKTWEIITEVTGRKSEKAIINELEFEDKKLTDPTEIAEGFNKFFAEIGPKLSENIEDIDICFDEFVNQSISGNFSFQQISPSLVSSHLRKLCIRKATGLDTVSARLLRECFDLVSDSLALIFNRSIETSIFPDEWKSARITPLYKKCGNRSDPSNYRPISIIPVVAKVFERIVYDQVYRYLTEYKLLCCYQSGFRTLHSTVTALIEATDSWSLNVDRGLVNAVVFLDLLSLSYSGSVLWNGLPLEIKQEDGGKKMIARLLLKSLKGKMQYHRISL